One genomic region from Natrinema caseinilyticum encodes:
- a CDS encoding SdpI family protein, translated as MKTIHRFGLAGGFVIFSGIVSLLAAPSLPAELVTHWNTAGEPDGTMSKQVALWLFPVLTAGLLAMFAAIPRIDPLRENIAEFRAYYDWFVVVFMGYMFLVHVGIIAFNLGYEFDFTALILFGAAGLFYYVGVFLPHAERNWFAGIRTPWTLSSDEVWARTHALGGRLFKLTAVFTLVGLFFGDYAIYFLLVPTLLTAGITVVYSYYLYAKIEPGSDSAPGPNL; from the coding sequence ATGAAGACAATTCACCGGTTCGGGTTAGCAGGTGGCTTCGTGATATTCTCGGGCATCGTGAGCCTGCTCGCAGCTCCGTCGCTCCCTGCAGAACTCGTCACGCACTGGAACACTGCCGGAGAACCGGACGGCACTATGTCGAAGCAAGTTGCACTCTGGCTATTCCCAGTTCTGACGGCGGGACTACTCGCCATGTTCGCCGCGATTCCCCGGATTGATCCACTCCGAGAGAACATCGCCGAGTTCCGGGCCTACTACGACTGGTTCGTCGTCGTCTTCATGGGGTATATGTTTCTCGTCCACGTCGGGATCATCGCGTTCAACCTCGGGTACGAATTCGACTTCACGGCTCTGATTCTGTTCGGCGCGGCTGGCCTATTCTATTACGTCGGCGTCTTTCTCCCACACGCCGAGCGGAACTGGTTCGCTGGTATCCGGACCCCGTGGACGCTCAGCAGCGACGAGGTCTGGGCGCGGACCCACGCGCTTGGTGGACGTCTGTTCAAACTCACCGCGGTCTTCACGCTCGTCGGACTTTTCTTCGGCGACTATGCAATCTACTTTCTTCTCGTTCCAACGCTTCTGACAGCCGGGATTACTGTCGTGTACTCGTACTACCTGTACGCGAAAATTGAGCCGGGATCGGATTCAGCTCCGGGGCCGAATCTGTAA
- a CDS encoding IS6 family transposase: MMLADLLSECYAAEFDEAWERERTATPVRVFAVRLHATGCSLREIQAILRLIGVERSHQAIWHWVHRLADSVPDPPTAKPSRVAIDETAVKINGNWSWVYAAIDLDSRLILDVAVFGRRGTDPAAAFLHRLTEKHDLSETVFLVDGYGYLTALSRLGLSGQLNYVERNLIEKWFQTFKMRADRFHNSWVGSRASVREWLEQFVHYYNTQRPHQSLNGQTPAEVLN, encoded by the coding sequence ATGATGCTCGCAGACCTGCTCAGCGAGTGCTACGCGGCGGAATTTGATGAAGCTTGGGAGCGTGAGCGGACGGCGACGCCCGTCAGGGTGTTCGCCGTCCGGCTCCACGCGACCGGTTGTTCACTTCGAGAGATACAAGCAATTCTTCGCTTGATTGGCGTAGAACGCTCTCATCAAGCAATCTGGCACTGGGTGCATCGGCTGGCTGACAGCGTGCCAGACCCGCCGACGGCGAAGCCGTCGCGGGTCGCCATTGATGAAACCGCTGTCAAGATCAACGGCAACTGGTCTTGGGTATACGCTGCAATAGATTTAGACTCACGATTAATCCTTGATGTCGCAGTGTTTGGACGACGAGGCACCGATCCAGCCGCTGCATTCCTACATCGATTGACCGAGAAACACGATCTCTCCGAGACGGTGTTTCTCGTTGATGGCTACGGGTATCTGACTGCCCTCTCTCGATTAGGGTTAAGCGGTCAGCTCAACTACGTCGAGCGAAACCTCATCGAAAAGTGGTTTCAGACCTTCAAGATGCGAGCTGACCGCTTCCATAATTCATGGGTGGGCAGTCGGGCGAGCGTCAGAGAATGGCTTGAACAGTTTGTACACTACTACAACACACAACGACCCCACCAATCACTCAATGGACAGACTCCAGCCGAGGTGCTAAACTAG
- a CDS encoding PAS domain-containing sensor histidine kinase, with the protein MTKSSLTESLRETLALFDAFGAPQTTIEVADQLDLGRRSTYERLERLVDHGELETKKAGSNGRVWWRPHQPTGTRAGDAEERPTVADSLVEDVLDDAAVGVFVLDDEYNVAWINDTLERYFGLDRAYVIGRDKRELVEDRIAPIVEDGDSLAETVLATYEENTYAERFECHVTAGEGRDARWLEHRSKPIESGAFAGGRVELYYDVTEQKRSERALRDEQTRFETLVDAVEEYAIFMLDADGYVRSWNAGAERIKGYRPDEVLGEHISTFYTEEDRAAGVPERNLEQAAETGSIEDEGWRIRNDGTRFRANVTIAAIRADDGTVRGFLKVTRDMTDRYRREQNLESELQRILGRISDAFYAVDDQLRFTHVNEQAAKLLQRSEAELLGEAVWDVFPDARETRGDEAFRHALEAQEFVSYEEQLPSLEKWFDVRVYPSETGLSVYFRDITERKERQQELERYEQTVETVWDGVYALDENDRFVLVNEAFCELVGYEREELLGEPPTLINSEAVNEAANEMEAEIVTGQREVGVLEYEFETADGATIPVETRFRPYHYGDGRTGRCGVTRDIRDRKEYERKLEESNERLEQFAYIASHDLQEPLRMVTSYLRLLEQRYGDAFDEDGEEFLEFAVDGAERMREMIDGLLKYSRVETHGDSFEPVDLNTVLEDVRADLQFQTEETDAEITTEDLPRVDGDASQLRQLLQNLLDNAITYSGEHPPRVHVTADRRSQEWVISVEDEGIGIDPDYQERVFTIFDRLHSREEYNGMGIGLALCERIVERHGGDIWVESELGEGATFSFTLPA; encoded by the coding sequence GTGACCAAGAGTTCGCTGACCGAAAGTCTCCGAGAGACACTCGCGCTTTTCGACGCTTTCGGAGCCCCACAGACGACGATCGAGGTGGCGGATCAACTCGACCTCGGTCGCCGAAGCACGTACGAGCGCCTCGAGCGACTCGTCGACCACGGCGAATTGGAGACCAAGAAAGCGGGGTCGAACGGCCGCGTGTGGTGGCGACCGCACCAGCCGACCGGTACTCGAGCCGGCGACGCCGAGGAGCGGCCGACCGTCGCCGACTCTCTCGTCGAGGACGTTCTCGATGACGCTGCCGTGGGGGTGTTCGTCCTCGACGACGAGTACAACGTGGCCTGGATCAACGACACGCTCGAACGGTATTTCGGCCTCGATCGCGCGTACGTCATCGGGCGGGATAAGCGCGAACTCGTCGAGGATCGGATCGCTCCGATCGTCGAGGACGGAGACTCGCTCGCCGAGACAGTGTTGGCAACCTACGAGGAGAATACGTACGCAGAACGGTTCGAGTGTCACGTGACCGCGGGCGAAGGTCGCGACGCGCGCTGGCTCGAGCACCGGAGCAAGCCGATCGAATCCGGCGCGTTCGCCGGCGGCCGCGTCGAACTCTATTACGACGTTACCGAACAGAAACGATCAGAACGCGCCCTGCGGGACGAGCAGACGCGGTTCGAAACGCTGGTCGACGCCGTCGAGGAGTACGCGATCTTCATGCTCGATGCGGACGGCTACGTCCGCAGCTGGAACGCTGGTGCCGAACGGATCAAAGGCTACAGGCCAGACGAGGTGCTGGGCGAACACATTTCGACGTTCTACACCGAAGAAGATCGAGCAGCGGGCGTTCCCGAACGAAATCTCGAGCAAGCGGCCGAGACGGGCTCGATCGAAGACGAGGGATGGCGCATCAGGAACGACGGAACGCGGTTCAGGGCGAACGTCACGATCGCTGCAATTCGGGCCGACGACGGAACCGTCCGTGGATTCTTGAAAGTCACCCGTGATATGACCGATCGGTATCGACGCGAACAGAACCTCGAAAGCGAACTCCAGCGAATTCTCGGCCGAATCTCCGACGCGTTCTACGCCGTCGACGATCAGCTCCGGTTTACCCACGTCAACGAGCAGGCGGCAAAACTCCTTCAACGCTCTGAAGCGGAATTACTCGGCGAAGCGGTGTGGGACGTGTTTCCCGACGCCCGCGAGACGCGCGGCGATGAGGCGTTCCGCCACGCGCTCGAGGCGCAAGAATTCGTCTCCTACGAGGAACAACTCCCCTCCCTCGAAAAATGGTTCGACGTCCGGGTGTACCCGTCCGAAACAGGCCTCTCGGTCTACTTCCGCGACATCACCGAGCGCAAGGAGCGGCAACAGGAGTTAGAACGTTACGAGCAAACCGTTGAAACGGTCTGGGACGGCGTATACGCCCTCGACGAGAACGATCGATTCGTCCTCGTCAACGAAGCGTTCTGCGAACTCGTCGGCTACGAACGCGAAGAACTGCTGGGAGAACCTCCGACCCTCATCAACAGTGAGGCGGTAAACGAAGCCGCCAACGAGATGGAAGCCGAGATCGTCACCGGCCAGCGTGAGGTCGGCGTCCTCGAGTACGAATTCGAGACGGCGGATGGAGCGACTATCCCCGTGGAAACTCGGTTCCGCCCCTACCATTACGGCGACGGTCGCACCGGCCGGTGCGGGGTGACCCGGGATATCCGTGACCGGAAAGAGTACGAACGGAAACTCGAGGAGTCGAACGAGCGACTCGAGCAGTTCGCATACATCGCCTCCCACGATCTGCAAGAGCCGCTTCGGATGGTGACGAGTTACCTCCGGTTGCTCGAACAGCGATACGGCGATGCCTTCGACGAAGACGGCGAGGAATTCCTCGAGTTCGCCGTCGACGGCGCAGAGCGGATGCGCGAGATGATCGACGGCCTGCTCAAATACTCGCGGGTCGAAACCCACGGTGATTCGTTCGAACCCGTCGACCTGAACACCGTTCTCGAGGACGTCCGTGCGGACCTACAGTTCCAGACCGAGGAGACCGACGCCGAGATCACGACCGAGGACCTCCCTCGCGTCGACGGTGACGCGAGCCAGCTCCGGCAATTACTCCAGAACTTGCTCGACAACGCGATTACGTATAGCGGCGAGCACCCGCCGCGGGTCCACGTCACCGCCGATCGGCGGAGTCAGGAGTGGGTGATCTCGGTCGAAGACGAGGGCATCGGCATCGACCCAGACTACCAAGAGCGGGTGTTCACGATCTTCGATCGGCTCCACAGCCGTGAGGAGTACAACGGGATGGGTATCGGCCTCGCACTCTGTGAGCGCATCGTCGAACGCCATGGCGGTGACATCTGGGTCGAGTCCGAACTGGGAGAAGGCGCGACGTTCTCGTTTACGCTTCCCGCGTGA
- a CDS encoding winged helix-turn-helix transcriptional regulator, translated as MVDTSDTVTDAPPSPKNDHDCLCPLGGVMDLLSRRYAMQLVCVVGAIGPARYGDIEETFDEVSSSTLSKRLDEFVEAGILAREQYAEIPPRVEYELTETGRDLSHHLEPLLEWAEDMDDGIGSGG; from the coding sequence ATGGTGGACACCTCCGACACAGTAACAGACGCGCCACCCTCGCCGAAGAACGACCACGACTGTCTCTGTCCGCTCGGAGGAGTGATGGATCTCCTCAGCCGTCGCTACGCGATGCAACTCGTCTGTGTGGTCGGTGCGATCGGCCCGGCACGGTATGGAGACATCGAGGAGACGTTCGACGAAGTGAGCAGTTCGACGCTTTCGAAGAGACTCGACGAGTTCGTCGAGGCCGGAATTCTCGCCCGCGAACAGTATGCTGAAATTCCACCGCGGGTCGAGTACGAACTCACGGAGACCGGTCGAGACCTGAGTCACCACCTCGAGCCCCTTCTCGAGTGGGCTGAAGACATGGACGACGGGATCGGATCCGGGGGCTAA
- a CDS encoding HalOD1 output domain-containing protein: protein MTDHHDGDSDRHSDKPGEQRYRTTFDPSSDLVSGELIRAVTTLTDTEPEELAVLADFVDSDALDALFRPLSDGTPRDSGGRVSFRYDDYVVRIQADGIISLHRSDGKPR, encoded by the coding sequence ATGACCGACCACCACGACGGTGATTCTGATCGCCACAGCGACAAACCGGGGGAGCAGCGCTATCGGACGACCTTCGATCCGAGTTCGGACCTGGTCAGTGGGGAACTCATCCGGGCAGTTACCACACTCACCGATACCGAACCGGAAGAATTAGCCGTGCTTGCCGATTTCGTCGATTCTGACGCCCTCGATGCGCTGTTTCGGCCGCTCTCTGACGGGACACCGCGCGACTCCGGCGGCCGCGTCTCCTTTCGATACGACGATTACGTCGTTCGTATCCAAGCCGACGGAATCATCTCCCTCCATCGTTCCGACGGGAAACCCCGGTAA
- a CDS encoding MaoC family dehydratase, producing the protein MSSHCPDSERVESASSPTNWTSISKHVLNSYVEANNALLAAMGVSPSSSDGSRSESASTTATDSVDGVAFGDEAWLMERSTDEYDELGVGDYVRFSKPIADADVTAFSRISGDTNRLHLEPGFAEDTRFSGRIAHGALVAGTISAALARFPGTTVYLSQDLEFTGPVEIGETVSASCEIVESLGGGRYRLHTQVVSGDGDTVIDGEAVIILSDPAGEY; encoded by the coding sequence ATGAGTAGTCACTGCCCCGATTCCGAACGCGTCGAGTCCGCATCATCACCAACGAACTGGACGAGCATCTCGAAACACGTCCTGAATAGCTACGTCGAGGCCAACAACGCTCTCCTCGCAGCGATGGGAGTCTCCCCTTCGTCCAGCGATGGGTCTCGATCCGAGTCAGCGTCGACGACAGCGACCGACTCGGTCGACGGGGTCGCTTTCGGCGACGAGGCCTGGCTCATGGAACGTTCGACTGACGAGTACGACGAACTCGGCGTCGGCGACTACGTCCGATTTAGTAAACCGATCGCGGACGCCGACGTCACCGCTTTCTCGCGGATATCCGGCGATACCAACCGGCTTCACCTCGAGCCCGGATTCGCCGAAGATACCCGGTTCAGCGGCCGAATTGCCCACGGAGCGCTCGTCGCCGGGACCATCAGCGCCGCGCTGGCCCGGTTTCCCGGCACGACGGTCTACCTCTCGCAGGATCTAGAGTTCACCGGGCCGGTCGAGATCGGCGAGACGGTCTCTGCCTCGTGTGAAATCGTCGAATCCCTCGGCGGTGGTCGGTACCGACTACACACGCAGGTCGTCAGCGGAGACGGCGACACGGTCATCGACGGCGAAGCCGTTATCATCCTCAGCGATCCGGCAGGCGAGTACTAG
- a CDS encoding alpha/beta fold hydrolase, whose amino-acid sequence MAELALEDGTIWYRTIGDGPPLVFVHGGWMNGEAWAPQVDHFADEYQVVTLDVRGHGNTGATAPDRYSIELFTDDLEALLSRLEIERPILCGLSLGSMVIQEFLDRHPASAAAAILGGAVRSMPPVELPSGLKHLWTPLPALTTSLSLSGTTGTFQSMLYSIQAATGERWLSVDPDIRAEAIADVGDISSAEFRKIFDALYRYDPPELTGVETPTLVVHGEQEAPLVKRQGRQIVSSVADGDRLELTESGHLVNQDRPGAFNAAAADFLDDHSAA is encoded by the coding sequence ATGGCAGAACTCGCGCTCGAGGACGGCACGATCTGGTACCGGACCATCGGTGATGGCCCGCCGCTGGTGTTCGTCCACGGTGGCTGGATGAACGGTGAAGCCTGGGCCCCCCAGGTCGACCACTTCGCGGACGAGTATCAGGTCGTCACCCTCGACGTTCGCGGTCACGGAAACACCGGTGCGACGGCGCCCGACCGCTACTCGATCGAACTCTTCACTGACGATCTCGAGGCGCTGCTCTCCCGACTCGAGATCGAGCGGCCGATTCTCTGCGGGCTCTCGCTCGGATCGATGGTCATCCAGGAGTTTCTGGATCGCCACCCTGCGAGTGCCGCGGCAGCGATCCTGGGCGGGGCGGTTCGGTCGATGCCGCCGGTCGAGTTACCGAGTGGTCTGAAGCACCTCTGGACACCGCTACCGGCGCTGACCACGTCCTTATCGCTGTCGGGAACGACGGGGACGTTCCAATCGATGCTGTACTCGATCCAGGCGGCGACCGGCGAGCGGTGGCTGTCCGTCGACCCCGATATCAGAGCCGAGGCGATCGCCGACGTGGGCGACATTTCGTCGGCCGAATTCCGAAAGATCTTCGACGCCCTGTACCGGTACGACCCACCCGAGCTGACGGGCGTCGAAACGCCCACGCTCGTCGTCCACGGCGAACAGGAAGCCCCGCTGGTCAAACGACAGGGCCGTCAGATCGTCTCGTCCGTCGCCGACGGCGACCGACTCGAACTCACCGAGTCCGGTCACCTCGTCAATCAGGATCGTCCGGGCGCGTTCAACGCGGCGGCGGCCGACTTTCTCGACGACCACTCCGCAGCGTAG
- a CDS encoding uracil-xanthine permease family protein: MTGEQSAVERTAGDDIEYGIDERPPLAESIVLGIQHYLTMVGANIAVPLILAGAMGMPSNVTARFVGTFFVVSGIATLAQTTVGNRYPIVQGAPFSMLAPALAIVGVVTAGGVQGQPTWEAALLQLQGAIIVAATVEVAMGYFGLVGKLRRFLSPVVVAPTIALIGLALFDAPQITTANQSWPLLGLTLGLIILFSQYLEVRHKAFRLYPVILALVIAWVVAAAASAFGVIGVGHPGHVPLGQVADARLLLPIYPLQWGTPQFTTAFVIGMFAGVLASIVESIGDYYAVANLSGSGAPSEKRINHGIGMEGLMNVFSGIMGTGGSTSYSENIGAIGLTGVASRYVVQLGAAVMIVVGFVGYFGQLIATIPDPIVGGLFIAMFGQIVAVGISNLRHVDLDSSRNTFIIGFALFVGLAIPAYMGNFESTIAFRGAVGLEGTVAAVVTATGIGGSAVAVPIEAAAQAVVDTVYIIGSTGMAVGGLVALFLDNTVPGTREERGLADWDRLTESESEFDSFWDRWLEDDAGHER; the protein is encoded by the coding sequence ATGACGGGGGAGCAATCGGCGGTCGAGAGGACGGCCGGGGACGATATCGAGTACGGGATCGACGAGCGACCGCCGCTCGCCGAATCGATCGTGCTGGGAATCCAGCACTATCTGACGATGGTGGGTGCCAATATCGCAGTGCCGTTGATTCTCGCGGGGGCGATGGGGATGCCCTCGAACGTGACGGCCCGATTCGTCGGCACCTTCTTCGTCGTCTCGGGGATCGCGACCCTCGCACAGACGACGGTCGGCAACCGATATCCGATCGTCCAGGGGGCGCCGTTCTCGATGCTCGCACCCGCACTGGCTATCGTCGGCGTCGTCACGGCGGGGGGCGTCCAGGGCCAACCGACCTGGGAAGCCGCACTGCTACAGCTCCAGGGTGCGATCATCGTCGCCGCAACTGTCGAAGTCGCGATGGGATACTTCGGACTGGTCGGGAAACTCCGCCGATTCCTCTCGCCGGTCGTCGTCGCGCCGACCATCGCGCTGATCGGCCTGGCGCTGTTCGACGCGCCCCAGATAACCACGGCGAACCAGAGCTGGCCGCTGCTCGGCCTCACGCTCGGGCTCATTATCCTGTTCTCGCAGTATCTCGAGGTCAGACACAAGGCGTTCAGACTCTACCCGGTCATTCTGGCGCTCGTGATCGCCTGGGTCGTCGCCGCGGCCGCCTCCGCGTTCGGCGTCATCGGCGTCGGCCACCCCGGGCACGTGCCGCTCGGGCAGGTCGCGGACGCCAGGCTGCTCCTGCCGATCTACCCGCTTCAGTGGGGCACCCCGCAGTTCACGACGGCGTTCGTCATCGGGATGTTCGCCGGCGTCCTCGCTTCGATCGTCGAGAGCATCGGCGACTACTACGCGGTGGCGAACCTCTCCGGGTCGGGCGCCCCGAGCGAGAAACGGATCAACCACGGGATCGGGATGGAGGGACTGATGAACGTCTTCTCGGGTATTATGGGCACCGGCGGTTCGACGTCGTACTCCGAGAACATCGGCGCGATCGGGCTGACCGGCGTCGCCTCGAGATACGTCGTTCAGCTCGGGGCCGCCGTCATGATCGTCGTCGGCTTCGTGGGGTACTTCGGGCAGTTGATCGCGACGATTCCAGATCCGATCGTCGGCGGCCTCTTCATCGCCATGTTCGGCCAGATCGTCGCCGTCGGGATCTCGAACCTCCGTCACGTCGATCTCGACTCCTCGCGAAACACGTTCATCATCGGTTTCGCCCTCTTCGTCGGGCTGGCGATACCCGCGTACATGGGCAACTTCGAGAGCACGATCGCGTTTCGCGGGGCCGTCGGCCTCGAGGGAACGGTCGCCGCCGTGGTGACCGCGACCGGCATCGGCGGGTCGGCCGTCGCGGTCCCGATCGAGGCCGCTGCACAGGCCGTCGTCGACACCGTCTACATCATCGGCTCGACCGGAATGGCGGTCGGCGGCCTCGTTGCACTGTTTCTCGACAACACCGTGCCGGGAACCCGCGAGGAGCGCGGCCTCGCCGACTGGGACCGGCTCACGGAATCCGAATCCGAGTTCGATTCGTTCTGGGACCGCTGGCTCGAGGACGATGCGGGACACGAACGCTGA